Below is a genomic region from Treponema sp. OMZ 798.
AAAATATTCTTAACAATGTTTCATGCAAGATGAATGAGAAAGAAATTACCGCCGTTGTCGGTCCCTCAGGTTCAGGCAAAACTACTCTATGTAATTTGATTGCACGCTTTTGGGATGTACAAGGCGGAAGTATTTCTATCGGCGGAGTTAATATCAAAGATTTAAGCTTGGAAGATTTGATGAGCAAAATCAGTATGGTATTTCAAAATGTTTATCTTTTTGAAGACACAATCGAAAACAACATCAAATTCGGAAAACCTGAAGCAAGCCGAGAAGAAGTTATCGAAGCTGCAAAAAAAGCAATGTGTCACGAGTTTATCGAAGCCCTGCCTCAAGGTTACGACACTCTTATCGGTGAAGGAGGCGCTTCCTTATCGGGCGGAGAAAAGCAGAGGCTTTCAATCGCCAGAGCTATCTTAAAGGACGCTCCCATAATTATTTTTGATGAAGCAACTGCCAACATAGATCCGGAAAATGAAGACAAGCTGCGCCTTGCCATCGAAGCCCTGACCGCAAACAAAACCATCATCATGATTGCACACCGCCTAAAAACCATCCGCAATGCCGATAAAATTTTGGTACTCCACGACGGCACAATCGAACAAAGCGGAACTCATGAAGAGCTTACGGCTCAAGGCGGTCTTTACAAAAACCTCATCACCGCCAAAAATGAATCGGCGGGATGGAAGCTGTCCAAGAATTGACATCCTTGTCAATTCTTGGACAACGAGTTTACTTCGTAAACTCGATTCTGTTAAGAACCGGCGGCATCCGTGCCGCTTCTGAATTGACATCCTTCTTCAATTGACTTAAAAAACTATTTGAGCTAGAATAAGTCCTATGAAAAAGCGTATCTTTTTGGACAATGCGGCCGGAGCTTTTCCTAAGGCGCCAGGTCTCGATCAAGCTCTTGCAAGAGCTGTTAATATGGGCACGGGAAACATTAACCGCAGCACCTACACCGAAACGGAAGAAGCAGGCCTTGCAGTTATCGAAACAAGGGAACTCTTGTGTAAGCTCTTTAACTTTCAGCCGGCTACCCATGTTATTTTTACCTCGGGAGTTACCGCAAGTTTAAACTATATTATTAAGGGTTTTTTAAAAGCCGGAGACAGGGTCTTAACAAGTTCTTTTGAGCATAATGCCGTAATGCGCCCCTTGGTTCAAATGGAAAAATCGGGCGTTAAGATTGACCGTGTTCCTGCGGTTTTAAAAAACGGAGGAGCCTTTGTAGACACATCCCTAATCGAATCCATGATAAGGCCCGACACCCGTCTCGCCGTGTTTTCTCACGCTTCGAATGTAACCGGCTTTATTCAGCCGATAGAAGAAATTGCCTCAATCCTAAAAAAGCACAATATTCCGCTGGTAATAGACGGAGCCCAAAGTGCAGGCCACATCCCCGTTGACCTTGCAAAATTAAAACCTGCGGCCTTTTGCTTTACGGGACATAAGGGCTTACTCGGCCCGCAAGGAACAGGAGGCATCCTCTTCGATAAGGATTTTGCAAAAGAAGTCGAACCCCTTATCACAGGCGGAACGGGAAGCGCATCCGACTCGGAAGTTACCCCTTCCTTTATGCCCGATAAATTTGAAGCCGGAACTCAAAACATAATCGGAATCGCAGGTCTTTACCACAGCTTAAAATGGCTGGACTCTTTCGGGATTCAAAAGATTCACACAAAAGAACAAAAACTGTTTAAGCTCTTTTTGGATGGAATAAAGGACCTCCCAATAAAAATAGCCGGAGGAGATTCAGCTGAAAACAGGGTCGGAATAGTTTCGATAGATTTTTCAGAGCTAATGGATAATGCAGAAGCAGGCTCCATCCTCGAAGAAAAATACGGCATCCTTACCCGCTGCGGCCTTCATTGTTCGCCTTCGGCACATAAGTCCATCGACACCTTTCCGCAAGGCACGGTAAGATTTTCGACGGGCCCCTTTACCATAGAAGAAGAAATTGAAACGGCAATAAGAGCAGTAAAGGAGCTTTGCTCAAGGACTTAGCTTACCCTAAGTATTTTATCCTCACGCTTGGTCACAAGACCGATAATAGCGGGCTTTCCGCAAGGTGTGTTTTCCAAGGCTTGAGACAATTCCGCATAAAGAGCAGCCGCATCTTCCTTGTCTACCGAAATTAAAAGCCCTCCCGAAGTTTGAGGATCGAACATCAGGTCTTGGTATGCAAGAGGAACATTTTCAAAGGCAACATTTTCTCCGACAAAATCCCTATTGGTATAAACGCCGGCAGGCAAAAAGCCCATTTGAGCGCTTTCAATCACAGAATCATAAACAGGAATGGATTTGTAATCCACCTCAATGCTCATACCGCTCCCCTTCCCCATCTCGTAAAGATGACCGAGAAGGCCGAAGCCTGTAATATCGGTACAGGCGTTTATCCTATATTTTACCATGATATCGCGGGCCTTAGCATTTAAAAAAGCCATAATCTTATAACAGCGGTCAAGCTCTTCAGGCGGCGACATATCGGCCTTTGAAGCCGTAAGCAATACTCCTGTTCCTATGGGCTTGGTTAAAATTAAAACGTCGCCTTCCTTTGCCGTCGAGTTTTCTAAAATTTTTTTAGGATGAACGAAGCCGTTAACGGCCAAACCGTATTTAGGCGAATCGTCATAGATGGTATGCCCGCCGCAGACAATGGCCCCGGCCTCATAAACCTTATCGAAGCCGCCGCGTAAAATTTCTTTTATCATGTCTTCAGGCATATCCTTGGTTATACAAAAAAGATTTAGTGCCAGCTTGGGCTCTCCGCCCATCGCGTAAATATCGCTTAAAGAATTTGCTGCGGCAATTTGTCCGAACATGTAGGGATCACCCGAAACAGGCGGAAAAAAATCTATGGTAGAAATAAGAGCCGTTTCATCGTTTATTTTATAAACTGCGGCATCATCGGAAGTATTAAAGCCTACGAGTAAATTATCGTCATTCCTTACGGAAAAATGTTTTAAAAGTTTATCGAGTGCACCCGCACTCAGCTTTGCACCTCAGCCGGGATTCTTTGCAGATTTTAATAAATCGAAATTTTCATTAATAAGTGAACAGCTCATATCAGCCTCCGAGTAATAATATCTCACAATTTTAAATTATGGTCAAGATAAAAAATAGGGTATTGAACATTTAATTTTATAATTGTATACTCCAACCGACAAAATCTCATTCAGGAGGAAATTATGAAGATGAGTAAAAAGGTAAGAGCTATAGGATTATTTGCAGCAGCTCTTTTGGTATTTGCTTTTGCCTCAGAGCCTAATCCGGTACTTTACGGTACGGCAAAGGTAAAAGGCTCGCCCTCAGCCGGCCCTAACTATGAGTACGGATATTCCGTATGTATAGATGTAGAAATCGATGCCCAAGGCAAGATCATCAAAGTAAGCGATGACGAAAAAAATACCGATGCATCAATAGAAGCTGATGTTACCGGAAATGCAGGAACAAACAAAGTTTATTGGAAAAAATTTTTAGAAGCCAAGGGTTTTGACAAATACAGGAACAAAACCTTAAAGGATGTAAAAAAAATAAATGTAGGTATTCCCGGAAAAGCAGGCCCCGATGTTGTCGGCGGAGCCTCAGCTTCTTCTTTGGCTGTAAAAATGGCGGTTCTTCAAGCCTTAACGCTGGATGCTTCAATAAAAGAACTTGAAACATACAAAAATCCCGAAAACTACAAAAAGGCCGAACAAAAAAAATTGGAAAAAATAGTTACGGAAGGAAAAACTCTTCTTGAAAGTTTAGAAACTTATGAAGAAATAGAAAAGGCCCTTGAAGAATTAAAACAAAAATTGGATGCA
It encodes:
- a CDS encoding FMN-binding protein, with the translated sequence MKMSKKVRAIGLFAAALLVFAFASEPNPVLYGTAKVKGSPSAGPNYEYGYSVCIDVEIDAQGKIIKVSDDEKNTDASIEADVTGNAGTNKVYWKKFLEAKGFDKYRNKTLKDVKKINVGIPGKAGPDVVGGASASSLAVKMAVLQALTLDASIKELETYKNPENYKKAEQKKLEKIVTEGKTLLESLETYEEIEKALEELKQKLDALKTK
- the selD gene encoding selenide, water dikinase SelD; translated protein: MSCSLINENFDLLKSAKNPGUGAKLSAGALDKLLKHFSVRNDDNLLVGFNTSDDAAVYKINDETALISTIDFFPPVSGDPYMFGQIAAANSLSDIYAMGGEPKLALNLFCITKDMPEDMIKEILRGGFDKVYEAGAIVCGGHTIYDDSPKYGLAVNGFVHPKKILENSTAKEGDVLILTKPIGTGVLLTASKADMSPPEELDRCYKIMAFLNAKARDIMVKYRINACTDITGFGLLGHLYEMGKGSGMSIEVDYKSIPVYDSVIESAQMGFLPAGVYTNRDFVGENVAFENVPLAYQDLMFDPQTSGGLLISVDKEDAAALYAELSQALENTPCGKPAIIGLVTKREDKILRVS
- a CDS encoding aminotransferase class V-fold PLP-dependent enzyme → MKKRIFLDNAAGAFPKAPGLDQALARAVNMGTGNINRSTYTETEEAGLAVIETRELLCKLFNFQPATHVIFTSGVTASLNYIIKGFLKAGDRVLTSSFEHNAVMRPLVQMEKSGVKIDRVPAVLKNGGAFVDTSLIESMIRPDTRLAVFSHASNVTGFIQPIEEIASILKKHNIPLVIDGAQSAGHIPVDLAKLKPAAFCFTGHKGLLGPQGTGGILFDKDFAKEVEPLITGGTGSASDSEVTPSFMPDKFEAGTQNIIGIAGLYHSLKWLDSFGIQKIHTKEQKLFKLFLDGIKDLPIKIAGGDSAENRVGIVSIDFSELMDNAEAGSILEEKYGILTRCGLHCSPSAHKSIDTFPQGTVRFSTGPFTIEEEIETAIRAVKELCSRT